Proteins encoded within one genomic window of Bacillus sp. 1NLA3E:
- the rplM gene encoding 50S ribosomal protein L13, protein MRTTFMANSNNIERKWYVVDAAGQTLGRLASEVASILRGKNKPTFTPHVDTGDHVIIINASKIELTGKKLTDKIYYRHTNHPGGLKQRTALEMRTNYPEKMLELAIKGMLPKNSLGRQIFKKLHVYAGSEHEQQAQKPEVYTLRG, encoded by the coding sequence ATGCGTACAACGTTTATGGCTAATTCAAACAATATTGAACGTAAATGGTACGTAGTTGATGCAGCAGGTCAGACTTTAGGTCGCCTTGCTAGTGAAGTTGCATCAATTCTACGTGGTAAAAATAAACCAACTTTTACACCACATGTTGATACTGGTGATCATGTGATCATCATTAATGCATCTAAGATCGAGTTAACTGGGAAAAAGTTAACTGATAAAATCTACTACCGTCACACTAACCACCCAGGTGGTTTAAAACAAAGAACAGCTCTTGAAATGCGTACTAACTACCCTGAGAAAATGCTTGAGCTTGCTATTAAAGGCATGCTTCCAAAGAATTCTCTTGGTCGTCAAATTTTCAAGAAATTACATGTTTATGCAGGTAGCGAACATGAACAACAAGCACAAAAACCAGAAGTTTATACACTTCGTGGATAA
- the cwlD gene encoding N-acetylmuramoyl-L-alanine amidase CwlD yields MKRKLKIGGFSLGLIILFFILQYDFMEDDSWKSWNLPLSGKIILLDPGHGGPDGGAGDKKTLEKDIALKVSLKVRDYLQEQGALVIMTRETDRDLADKDTRGYSRRKVEDLKKRLNLINTSEANFFVSIHLNSIPSPRWSGAQTFYAPQYQENERAAKFIQDELRENLENTKRKAKPIHQVYILKHAKKPGVLVEIGFLSNPAEKANLKKDKYQDMVADSIYKGILRYYTVEKELKETD; encoded by the coding sequence ATGAAGCGAAAATTAAAAATTGGTGGATTTTCCTTAGGGTTAATCATCTTATTTTTCATTTTACAATATGATTTTATGGAAGATGACTCATGGAAATCATGGAATCTCCCTTTAAGTGGAAAAATCATTTTGCTTGATCCTGGTCATGGCGGTCCTGATGGGGGTGCCGGTGATAAAAAAACGCTTGAAAAAGATATAGCTCTGAAGGTTTCTTTGAAAGTGAGGGATTACCTCCAAGAACAAGGCGCGCTTGTTATCATGACGAGGGAAACCGATCGTGATTTAGCAGACAAAGACACAAGGGGTTATAGCCGAAGGAAAGTGGAGGATCTTAAAAAGCGCTTGAATTTAATCAATACATCAGAGGCGAATTTTTTTGTCAGTATTCATTTAAATTCGATACCATCTCCACGTTGGAGTGGGGCACAAACCTTTTACGCTCCCCAGTACCAGGAAAATGAAAGAGCGGCAAAGTTTATTCAAGATGAACTTCGTGAAAACTTAGAGAATACAAAGAGAAAAGCAAAACCGATCCATCAGGTCTATATATTAAAACATGCTAAAAAGCCTGGAGTATTAGTAGAAATCGGCTTTTTATCAAACCCTGCTGAAAAAGCTAATTTGAAAAAGGATAAATATCAGGATATGGTTGCTGATTCAATCTATAAAGGGATATTGAGGTATTATACGGTTGAAAAGGAACTGAAAGAAACAGACTAG
- a CDS encoding putative thiazole-containing bacteriocin maturation protein, protein MTKLNSYSRLKVKRDTFYLPDPQGGVYFRNNVSSLRMEGSTIYQWIEKLMPMFNGEQSLGGLTEGLTPPYRNRIFEIGETLYKNGFVRDVSQDRPHQLSSLVLGKYASQIEFIESFVNSGAFRFQEYRQAKVLAVGSGPFMVSLASALIESGLPKFHFILTDSIPTNRLRINELVHNASKAGNELEVEQIPFEKGEGKSFWQLAVQPYDWILYVSQDGNVEELRDLNMVCKEQRKVFLPSICLEQVGLAGPVVHPESEGCWESAWRRIHQSSLQLDRQRQSFSSTVGSILANVMVFEFFKKATGVADSNQNNKIYKLDLETLEGDWISFITHPLVTNKGFSPTLVENLDVRLKQEWSDMGPQSNLFEYFGLLTSEETGIFHTWGERNLKQLPLSQCYIQAVNPVSNGPADILPEVICSGFTHEEAKKEAGLTGIEMYVSQMIKGIREQKDKGDVNIPEGFIGIGAGETFAEAVCRGLQGYLDEQLRKSKIDQQNTIVHLKLGTIEDQRCRFYFNALTTLNGAPKTGMKEDKLGFPVIWVRSKGRWYAGAGLNTTLALRNALQQALSDAQNQIDSVTGQRIDSGVLLRKKEIQINIPSCAEMTQLELLHSCNQVLSRNNKRLLVYDLTFEPFLKQGLTGVFGVQVREEES, encoded by the coding sequence ATGACAAAACTGAACTCATATTCACGTCTCAAGGTAAAAAGAGATACATTTTATCTACCTGATCCACAAGGTGGTGTGTATTTTAGAAATAATGTAAGTTCATTGCGTATGGAAGGCAGTACAATCTATCAGTGGATTGAAAAATTGATGCCAATGTTTAACGGGGAGCAATCATTAGGAGGTTTGACAGAGGGATTAACGCCCCCATATCGCAATAGGATATTTGAGATTGGAGAAACGTTGTACAAGAATGGCTTTGTTCGAGATGTAAGCCAAGATCGTCCACATCAATTAAGTAGTCTAGTTCTCGGAAAGTATGCTTCACAAATTGAATTTATTGAGAGCTTCGTAAACTCAGGTGCATTCCGCTTTCAAGAATACCGTCAGGCTAAAGTTCTGGCTGTCGGATCTGGACCCTTTATGGTTTCATTAGCCTCTGCATTAATTGAATCGGGACTTCCTAAATTCCATTTCATATTGACGGATTCAATACCTACAAATCGATTGCGGATAAATGAGCTAGTACACAATGCCAGCAAGGCTGGAAACGAGTTGGAGGTAGAGCAGATACCATTTGAAAAAGGGGAAGGGAAAAGCTTTTGGCAACTAGCTGTGCAGCCATATGATTGGATACTATATGTCTCTCAGGATGGAAATGTAGAAGAACTTAGAGACCTAAATATGGTTTGCAAAGAGCAAAGGAAGGTATTTTTACCCTCCATATGTTTAGAACAAGTGGGGCTTGCAGGTCCGGTGGTTCATCCGGAATCAGAGGGATGCTGGGAGTCCGCATGGCGCCGAATCCATCAATCCTCTTTGCAATTAGATCGTCAGCGACAATCGTTCTCCTCAACGGTTGGATCTATTTTGGCAAATGTCATGGTATTCGAATTTTTTAAGAAGGCTACAGGTGTAGCGGATTCAAATCAGAATAACAAAATTTACAAACTTGATCTTGAAACACTAGAGGGAGACTGGATTTCATTTATCACACATCCGTTGGTTACGAACAAAGGCTTTTCGCCTACACTGGTGGAAAACCTTGATGTAAGGCTAAAGCAAGAATGGAGTGACATGGGACCACAAAGTAATCTATTTGAATATTTTGGTCTATTAACATCAGAAGAAACAGGGATTTTTCATACCTGGGGGGAACGAAACTTGAAACAGCTTCCTCTTTCACAGTGCTATATCCAAGCAGTAAATCCAGTTTCAAATGGACCGGCAGACATCCTCCCAGAGGTCATCTGTTCTGGTTTTACACATGAGGAAGCAAAAAAGGAAGCCGGACTCACAGGTATTGAAATGTATGTTTCACAAATGATCAAGGGAATCAGAGAACAGAAAGATAAGGGTGATGTGAACATACCAGAGGGATTTATTGGCATTGGTGCTGGGGAAACCTTCGCCGAGGCTGTTTGTCGAGGGTTGCAAGGATATTTAGATGAACAATTGAGAAAAAGTAAGATAGATCAACAGAATACAATTGTTCATTTAAAGCTGGGAACCATAGAAGATCAACGATGCAGATTCTATTTTAATGCCCTAACCACCTTGAATGGTGCACCGAAAACCGGCATGAAAGAGGATAAACTAGGTTTCCCAGTAATATGGGTAAGGTCGAAAGGTCGTTGGTATGCCGGAGCAGGTTTAAATACGACCTTGGCATTACGAAATGCATTACAACAAGCGCTTTCGGATGCTCAAAACCAGATAGATTCCGTAACGGGGCAAAGGATAGATTCAGGAGTTCTTTTGAGAAAAAAGGAAATCCAAATCAATATCCCCTCTTGTGCTGAAATGACACAATTGGAACTATTACATTCTTGTAATCAAGTCTTGAGCAGAAACAACAAACGGCTATTAGTTTATGATCTTACTTTCGAGCCCTTTTTAAAACAGGGATTGACAGGGGTGTTTGGTGTGCAGGTACGAGAGGAGGAATCTTAG
- a CDS encoding Mrp/NBP35 family ATP-binding protein: MISEAKVLELLNGLKEPFLNKTLEEVNAIQEVKINEEKAHVSVKVAIAKTGTSEQLQLQSQIVSLLKEEGASTVGLRFTELPEEVLAQHRTESKKEEEGLLSPTSKTTFIAIASGKGGVGKSTVSVNLAVSLARLGKKVGLVDADIYGFSVPDMMGITSRPVVKDEKILPVDRLGVKVISMGFFVEDNSPIIWRGPMLGKMLNSFFNEVQWGELDYLLLDLPPGTGDVALDVHSMLPACKEVIVTTPHPTAAFVAARAGAMAIKTDHEVIGVIENMSYFENKATGEKEFIFGHGGGEKLAEELQTKLLGKLPLGQPDWDEEDFAPSIYHEDHKLGKIYQDIARNLIDTLENK; this comes from the coding sequence ATGATATCAGAGGCCAAAGTATTGGAACTATTAAACGGATTAAAGGAGCCATTTTTAAATAAAACGCTCGAGGAAGTCAATGCCATTCAAGAAGTAAAAATAAACGAAGAAAAAGCACATGTAAGTGTAAAGGTAGCAATTGCTAAAACCGGAACATCTGAACAGCTTCAGCTTCAATCACAAATTGTGTCGCTTTTAAAAGAAGAAGGAGCAAGCACAGTAGGGTTGCGGTTTACTGAACTGCCTGAAGAAGTGTTAGCGCAGCACCGTACAGAATCGAAAAAGGAAGAAGAGGGTCTACTTTCCCCAACAAGTAAAACAACCTTTATTGCCATCGCTAGCGGAAAAGGTGGAGTCGGTAAATCTACAGTATCTGTTAATTTAGCGGTTTCATTAGCGCGATTAGGAAAAAAGGTAGGCTTAGTAGACGCTGATATTTATGGCTTTAGCGTACCAGATATGATGGGGATTACATCTCGACCTGTAGTTAAGGATGAAAAAATCCTTCCGGTTGACCGTCTTGGAGTGAAAGTTATTTCAATGGGGTTCTTCGTAGAAGACAATTCACCAATCATTTGGCGTGGACCAATGCTTGGAAAAATGTTAAATAGCTTTTTCAACGAAGTCCAATGGGGAGAATTAGATTATTTACTCCTTGATCTTCCACCCGGAACAGGTGATGTTGCTTTAGATGTTCATTCAATGTTACCTGCATGCAAGGAAGTCATTGTAACAACACCGCACCCAACTGCAGCATTTGTCGCTGCGCGTGCAGGTGCAATGGCGATCAAGACCGATCATGAAGTCATCGGGGTTATCGAAAACATGTCCTATTTTGAAAATAAAGCAACAGGAGAAAAGGAATTTATTTTCGGACATGGTGGTGGGGAGAAGTTAGCAGAAGAACTTCAAACTAAGCTATTAGGAAAGCTACCGCTTGGACAACCTGACTGGGATGAAGAGGATTTTGCCCCTTCCATTTATCATGAGGACCATAAGCTTGGCAAAATTTATCAGGATATCGCTCGAAATTTAATTGATACACTTGAAAATAAATAG
- a CDS encoding heterocycloanthracin/sonorensin family bacteriocin produces MQNFQDEFQTLGMDNYQVGEIIPIDQQIQDSRQFGGMRCGGMMCGGMRCGGMMCGGFHRCGGFRCGGFRCGGFRCGGFSCFSCFSCFSCFNCWGGW; encoded by the coding sequence ATGCAGAATTTTCAAGATGAATTTCAAACGTTAGGAATGGATAATTACCAAGTTGGTGAGATAATTCCTATTGATCAGCAGATCCAAGATTCGCGCCAGTTTGGCGGGATGCGTTGTGGCGGCATGATGTGCGGAGGTATGCGTTGTGGCGGCATGATGTGTGGAGGCTTTCATCGTTGTGGAGGCTTTCGTTGCGGGGGCTTTCGTTGTGGTGGTTTCCGTTGTGGCGGTTTTAGCTGTTTTAGTTGTTTTAGCTGTTTTAGCTGTTTCAACTGTTGGGGAGGTTGGTGA
- the truA gene encoding tRNA pseudouridine(38-40) synthase TruA: MQRYKCKVAYTGTRFSGYQVQPNKRTVQSEIEKALKKIHKGAHIFINASGRTDAGVHAKGQVINFDSSLAISEDRWIIALNSVLPDDISILQVEKVPAEFHARFNAVEKEYRYFLHLSAIRDPFQQYFSYQYSYSLNYSDIVTASRFLIGTHDFTSFCSAKTEKEDRVRTIHKLELFEENGLLVFRVVGNGFLYNMVRILVGTLLEVGNGKRDPYSIPEILAKKDRAAAGKTAPAHGLYLWEVLY, encoded by the coding sequence ATGCAACGTTATAAATGCAAAGTTGCTTATACTGGGACACGTTTCTCAGGCTACCAGGTTCAGCCAAATAAACGAACCGTTCAAAGTGAAATAGAGAAAGCGTTGAAAAAGATCCATAAAGGGGCTCATATTTTTATTAATGCCTCAGGAAGAACCGATGCAGGGGTTCATGCCAAGGGCCAAGTCATTAATTTTGACTCAAGTCTAGCGATTTCAGAGGATAGGTGGATTATTGCCTTAAATTCGGTGCTGCCTGATGACATTTCTATTTTACAGGTAGAGAAAGTGCCAGCTGAATTTCACGCAAGGTTCAATGCTGTCGAAAAAGAGTATCGTTATTTTCTCCACCTATCAGCTATTCGTGATCCTTTTCAACAATATTTTTCCTATCAATACTCATATTCGTTAAATTATTCAGATATAGTAACTGCGTCCCGTTTTTTAATTGGCACTCATGATTTTACGAGCTTCTGCTCTGCGAAGACCGAAAAAGAGGACCGAGTAAGGACGATTCATAAACTAGAGCTTTTCGAAGAAAATGGCCTTTTAGTTTTCCGGGTTGTTGGGAATGGTTTTTTGTATAATATGGTAAGAATCCTGGTTGGAACGTTGCTTGAAGTTGGCAACGGGAAGCGAGATCCGTATTCAATCCCGGAGATCCTTGCTAAGAAAGACCGTGCTGCAGCAGGGAAAACTGCCCCAGCACATGGGTTGTATTTATGGGAAGTGCTTTATTAA
- a CDS encoding YbaK family protein: MSLITTFKEKKREKQIKYERTLLRDLSIQMLKTSVQTHFGSSRITSGILMKSGMEEACYDIAIEGYLLGARMSRFGYFGETASQVQMRCEQEMKHFIDTLYNFILYWGHGNEGIESESLFYMCEQYVVSWWKEGFHKGERRYKLKLH, encoded by the coding sequence ATGAGCTTGATAACGACCTTTAAAGAAAAAAAACGTGAGAAGCAAATTAAATATGAGCGGACACTTCTTCGTGATTTGTCGATTCAAATGCTAAAAACAAGTGTTCAAACACACTTTGGTTCATCCCGAATTACATCTGGTATTTTAATGAAATCAGGAATGGAAGAGGCCTGTTACGATATAGCAATTGAAGGGTATTTGTTGGGTGCCAGAATGAGCCGGTTTGGTTATTTCGGAGAAACAGCAAGTCAGGTCCAAATGCGCTGTGAACAGGAAATGAAGCATTTTATTGATACGTTATATAATTTTATTTTGTATTGGGGCCATGGGAATGAAGGAATTGAAAGTGAATCATTATTTTATATGTGTGAGCAGTATGTAGTTTCATGGTGGAAAGAGGGTTTTCATAAAGGAGAACGTCGATATAAGTTAAAGCTGCATTGA
- a CDS encoding TOMM precursor leader peptide-binding protein, with translation MAAHILIAGQGLLADFVYDQLSGDHHVKRQSLLEEVPEKAELALVLHDAWHPSNHQKAEEKFRNKGIPWLRGFVAFGEGIIGPLVRPDIPGCSRCADIRRMIAGPDRQEMWEFQMRMAMGEAVLRDGWASRTGLSQMATLICNEVRRVLQGESSNLEETVFITNLRTLTISRHLFLADPLCPICNQLPDDTSELAQIRLESSPKINGSGYRCRSMDELKTVLVKDYLDYRTGIMNGKMLDYTLPFADVLVNMPLFGADEGVAGRSNSYEMSELTAILEGLERYCGIEPRGKRKVVRDSYHNLENHALNPTRVGLHGKDQYEKPHFPFKPFHPDEPMNWVWGYSFLQKRPILVPELLAYYSMGNGEGFVYETSNGCALGGSLEEAIFHAIMEVIERDSFLLTWYARLPLPRIDLSSANDTELQLMVDRIREVAGFDLHFYNSTMEHGIPSVWAVAKNRRSKGVNLICAAGASPDPIRAVKSTIYELAGMMFRHDEKLEKNRQKYEGMLQDPFAVHTMEDHGMLYGLHEAEERLHFLLDDHRPLRTFAEEFKEPPVNTDLKDDLQDILKRFAQLNLEVIVVDQTTPITKRNGLFCVKVLIPGMLPMTFGQHLIRVRGLERVLNVPRQLGFTNIPLSLEQLNPYPHPFP, from the coding sequence GTGGCTGCCCATATTCTAATTGCCGGACAGGGTTTATTAGCGGATTTTGTTTATGATCAATTGTCTGGAGACCATCACGTAAAGCGCCAAAGCCTATTAGAAGAAGTTCCCGAAAAAGCTGAATTAGCACTAGTGTTGCACGATGCTTGGCATCCATCCAATCATCAAAAAGCGGAAGAAAAATTCAGGAACAAAGGTATCCCGTGGCTTCGCGGTTTCGTTGCGTTTGGGGAGGGAATAATTGGTCCATTAGTACGCCCCGATATACCAGGATGTTCCCGCTGTGCCGACATCCGGCGCATGATAGCTGGACCCGATCGTCAAGAGATGTGGGAGTTTCAGATGAGGATGGCCATGGGAGAAGCTGTTCTGCGTGATGGATGGGCATCGCGAACGGGACTATCGCAAATGGCAACTTTGATATGTAACGAAGTACGGAGAGTTCTTCAAGGAGAATCCAGCAACTTAGAAGAAACAGTGTTTATTACCAACCTGAGAACGTTAACGATTTCTCGTCACCTTTTCTTGGCTGATCCATTATGCCCAATATGTAATCAATTACCTGATGACACATCAGAATTAGCTCAAATTAGGTTAGAATCTAGTCCCAAAATTAATGGTAGCGGTTATCGCTGCCGTTCGATGGATGAATTAAAAACAGTTCTCGTCAAAGATTATCTCGATTATCGTACAGGGATCATGAATGGGAAAATGTTGGATTACACGCTGCCGTTTGCTGATGTTTTAGTGAACATGCCGCTGTTTGGAGCGGATGAGGGAGTAGCAGGAAGGTCAAATTCTTATGAAATGAGTGAACTTACTGCGATCTTGGAAGGTTTGGAGCGATATTGCGGGATCGAGCCTCGAGGCAAAAGGAAGGTGGTTCGTGATAGTTATCATAACTTAGAGAATCATGCGCTAAATCCTACAAGAGTAGGGTTACATGGAAAAGATCAATATGAAAAACCTCATTTTCCCTTTAAACCGTTTCATCCTGATGAGCCAATGAATTGGGTTTGGGGTTATTCGTTCTTACAAAAACGTCCTATTCTGGTTCCGGAGTTACTCGCGTATTACAGCATGGGTAATGGGGAGGGCTTTGTTTATGAAACCTCCAACGGATGTGCATTAGGGGGAAGTTTAGAGGAAGCCATTTTCCATGCCATTATGGAGGTCATCGAGCGAGATTCATTCTTGTTAACCTGGTATGCCAGGCTCCCTCTTCCGCGGATTGACCTTAGTTCTGCTAACGATACAGAATTACAGCTGATGGTCGACCGGATCCGTGAGGTAGCAGGATTTGACCTTCATTTTTACAATTCAACGATGGAACATGGGATTCCAAGCGTTTGGGCCGTGGCAAAAAACAGAAGATCCAAGGGTGTAAATCTCATTTGTGCAGCCGGAGCTAGCCCTGATCCTATAAGAGCTGTAAAAAGCACGATTTACGAGCTTGCAGGAATGATGTTCAGGCATGACGAAAAATTGGAGAAAAACCGTCAGAAATATGAAGGGATGCTCCAAGATCCATTCGCAGTTCATACCATGGAGGATCATGGAATGTTGTACGGTTTGCACGAAGCAGAGGAAAGACTTCATTTTTTATTGGATGATCATCGTCCTTTACGTACTTTTGCTGAGGAATTCAAGGAGCCCCCGGTAAACACCGATTTGAAGGATGATCTTCAGGATATTCTTAAAAGGTTTGCCCAATTAAACCTCGAGGTCATTGTGGTGGACCAAACAACGCCTATAACCAAACGGAACGGATTATTCTGTGTAAAAGTATTGATTCCTGGGATGCTACCAATGACATTTGGGCAACACCTTATCCGTGTAAGAGGGCTGGAGAGGGTACTCAATGTACCGAGGCAACTAGGATTTACAAATATCCCGTTATCGTTAGAACAACTTAACCCTTATCCCCATCCGTTCCCATAA
- the rpsI gene encoding 30S ribosomal protein S9: protein MAQVQYIGTGRRKSSVARVRLIPGNGSILINDREITDYIPFEALREVVKQPLVATETLGSYDILVNVNGGGYTGQAGAIRHGIARALLQADPEFRPTLKRAGLLTRDARMKERKKYGLKGARRAPQFSKR, encoded by the coding sequence TTGGCACAAGTTCAATATATTGGTACTGGTCGTCGTAAAAGCTCCGTTGCACGCGTACGTTTAATTCCTGGTAACGGAAGCATCCTTATCAACGATCGTGAAATCACAGATTATATTCCATTTGAAGCTTTACGTGAAGTTGTTAAACAACCACTAGTAGCTACTGAAACTCTTGGCAGCTATGATATCCTTGTAAACGTAAATGGTGGAGGTTATACTGGTCAAGCTGGCGCTATTCGCCACGGTATCGCTCGTGCGTTACTACAAGCTGACCCAGAATTCCGTCCAACATTAAAGCGTGCAGGATTATTAACTCGTGATGCACGTATGAAAGAGCGTAAAAAATACGGACTTAAAGGTGCTCGTCGTGCGCCTCAGTTCTCAAAACGTTAA
- a CDS encoding energy-coupling factor transporter transmembrane component T family protein, giving the protein MMEKMIFGRYVPADSIVHQMDPRSKLMLVFLFVCIVFIANNPITYAILTVYTFFIVALSKISFRFLYAGLKPVLWLILFTLLMHLFLNKEGELLIQVGPLKIYEEGVRQGIFISMRFFLLILVTSLLTLTTTPIEITDGLETLLGPLKKIHFPVHELALMMSISLRFIPTLMQETDKIMKAQIARGVEFTGGPIKERVRAIVPLLIPLFISSFKRAEELAVAMEARGYRGGEGRTKYRLLKWKMADTGMLVLLGVITACLYLFRT; this is encoded by the coding sequence ATGATGGAGAAGATGATCTTCGGGCGTTATGTTCCGGCGGATTCCATTGTTCATCAGATGGACCCTCGTTCGAAGCTAATGCTAGTCTTTTTATTTGTATGTATCGTCTTTATAGCAAACAATCCGATTACCTATGCCATTTTAACGGTTTATACATTCTTTATCGTTGCTCTTTCAAAAATTTCCTTTCGATTTTTATATGCTGGGCTTAAACCTGTACTATGGCTAATCCTGTTCACCCTATTAATGCATTTATTTTTAAACAAGGAAGGTGAACTGTTAATCCAGGTTGGTCCGTTAAAAATTTATGAAGAAGGAGTAAGGCAAGGGATATTCATCTCAATGCGATTCTTCTTATTAATTCTAGTGACTTCTTTATTAACTCTAACGACAACACCGATTGAAATAACAGATGGGTTGGAGACCCTTTTGGGACCACTGAAAAAAATACACTTTCCGGTGCATGAATTAGCTTTAATGATGTCTATTTCATTGCGATTTATTCCTACACTGATGCAAGAGACTGATAAAATCATGAAAGCGCAGATTGCTAGGGGTGTTGAATTCACCGGTGGACCGATTAAGGAAAGAGTTCGAGCGATTGTTCCTTTGTTAATTCCTTTGTTTATCAGTTCATTTAAACGGGCTGAGGAGCTTGCCGTGGCAATGGAAGCAAGGGGTTACCGTGGTGGCGAAGGAAGAACGAAATACCGCCTCTTAAAGTGGAAAATGGCCGATACGGGCATGCTTGTACTACTTGGAGTAATTACGGCGTGTTTATATTTATTTAGAACATAA
- a CDS encoding SagB family peptide dehydrogenase: protein MEPETFLHHLHFDTDKIYPPDWQVDWEDAPLPYKLYRDLPEIPLTGNVPTTLKRRDTHLKPSLEELGHFLWYVYGLTQYSQSALNGGAKEKEKNFAQSVRRFVPSGGALYPNELYVYLKLEDAPKGIYHYDVAHHRLILVREGSYDCYLSRSLEKGDHISDCFCTVFVSTVFWKNFYKYNNFSYRLQGLDAGVVIGQSLEVANRMGFYSRVYYQFLDRSINHLLGLSEQEESVYAVIPLAINQSIHCAGNDDKREEIVSATELCQEVPLLKHVSYNRSKRVFDYPMLRKLNEASMFGTTQSFVKIKKNNKVKHFSGTGMILLPFLESLSYDFASVCRKRHSPDIDFIIGKVSQLQLATLLKETLSFFYQNDLDDTDGNIGDRLSLYGSFYNVEGVPNGAYAYDNSAHSLKGITEGDFRHFLQFGLTMPNVNLFQVPLCMHIVGDKDHMKEKLGYRGYRIQQMEAGILVQRLLLVAGALGMGGHPLLGFDANQCDELYRIDSEEKTSLIQIPIGPYRPRAWLKGSLHS from the coding sequence TTGGAGCCAGAAACATTTCTACACCATCTGCATTTTGATACGGATAAAATCTATCCGCCGGATTGGCAGGTAGATTGGGAAGATGCGCCACTTCCTTATAAACTGTACCGTGACTTACCAGAGATTCCCCTTACCGGAAATGTACCAACAACACTCAAAAGAAGAGACACCCATCTAAAACCTAGCCTGGAGGAGCTGGGTCATTTCTTATGGTATGTTTATGGACTTACTCAATACTCACAATCCGCGTTAAACGGGGGGGCTAAGGAAAAGGAGAAGAACTTTGCTCAGTCAGTACGAAGATTTGTTCCATCTGGAGGGGCTTTGTATCCTAATGAATTATATGTGTATTTAAAATTGGAGGACGCTCCAAAGGGGATTTACCATTACGACGTGGCACACCACCGCCTTATTTTAGTGCGAGAAGGAAGTTACGATTGCTACTTATCCAGAAGTCTTGAAAAAGGCGATCATATTTCTGACTGTTTTTGCACCGTCTTTGTCTCGACGGTTTTTTGGAAAAATTTCTATAAATACAATAATTTTTCATATAGGCTTCAAGGATTAGATGCAGGTGTGGTAATTGGCCAATCGCTTGAAGTGGCCAATCGGATGGGCTTTTATTCACGGGTATACTACCAATTTCTTGATCGGTCTATCAACCATCTGCTGGGGCTATCCGAACAGGAAGAAAGTGTATATGCGGTGATCCCATTAGCTATAAATCAATCTATCCATTGTGCCGGTAACGATGATAAAAGAGAAGAAATTGTTTCAGCTACTGAATTGTGTCAGGAAGTGCCATTGTTAAAGCACGTTTCCTATAATCGGTCAAAGAGAGTCTTTGACTATCCAATGCTGAGAAAACTTAATGAAGCATCAATGTTTGGAACAACGCAGTCATTTGTGAAAATAAAGAAAAATAATAAGGTGAAACATTTCTCAGGAACTGGGATGATCCTGCTGCCATTTTTGGAGAGCCTTTCATATGATTTCGCATCCGTTTGCAGGAAACGTCATTCTCCTGATATTGATTTTATAATTGGGAAAGTGAGTCAATTACAACTTGCCACTTTGTTAAAAGAAACATTGTCTTTCTTTTATCAGAATGACCTTGACGACACAGATGGGAATATTGGGGATCGCCTTTCTTTGTATGGCAGCTTTTACAACGTGGAGGGAGTTCCAAATGGTGCCTACGCTTATGATAATAGCGCTCATTCACTTAAAGGCATAACTGAGGGGGATTTCCGACATTTTTTACAATTTGGATTAACTATGCCTAATGTAAATCTGTTTCAAGTTCCGCTTTGTATGCATATCGTAGGAGACAAGGATCACATGAAAGAGAAGTTAGGTTATAGAGGATATCGTATTCAACAGATGGAGGCGGGCATTCTCGTGCAACGACTGCTCTTGGTGGCGGGGGCCTTAGGGATGGGCGGCCATCCACTGTTAGGATTCGATGCGAACCAATGCGATGAACTATACAGGATCGATTCGGAGGAAAAAACCAGCTTGATCCAAATTCCAATTGGTCCTTACCGTCCCCGCGCCTGGTTAAAAGGAAGTTTGCATAGTTAG